A stretch of Microbacterium sp. 4R-513 DNA encodes these proteins:
- a CDS encoding MFS transporter, whose amino-acid sequence MLSTFLIAIDSTILATAVPTIVDEFGGFEQFPWLFSIYTLAQAASVPVYAKLSDIIGRRPVIYTGIVLFLIGSVLCATAWNMTALIAFRAVQGLGAGAITPVAMTIAGDIYTVRERAKAQGYLASVWAFSAVAGPTIGGLFAQYLSWRWIFWINVPLCLLALWMLWRNYRQPFERHRQRIDYAGAVLLTAALVLIVLALLEGGNAWAWLSWQSLAAFGIGALLLVVFAFVERRAEDPILAPWVFSSRIVVSTSVVALLVGVVLIGLVSFVPTFLQSTTGAVPVAAGLAVAALTLGWPLSAALAGRFYLRIGFRATTLIGSTLAILGAALLVVFALSPSIALTAVGCFVVGLGLGLVAAPSLIAAQSSVGMRRRGVVSGTNMLARSVGSAVGVAVFGAIANALIASKGGADVPAAIQSGSIAVFIGVAVSALVMLLACAFIPPVRIEEPENAGERETVPSSESETDAAP is encoded by the coding sequence ATGCTGTCGACGTTCCTCATCGCGATCGACTCGACCATCCTCGCGACCGCGGTCCCGACGATCGTCGACGAGTTCGGCGGCTTCGAGCAGTTCCCGTGGCTGTTCTCGATCTACACGCTCGCGCAGGCGGCGTCGGTCCCGGTGTACGCGAAGCTCAGCGACATCATCGGCCGCCGGCCCGTCATCTACACCGGCATCGTGCTCTTCCTGATCGGGTCGGTGCTGTGTGCGACTGCCTGGAACATGACGGCGCTCATCGCCTTCCGCGCCGTCCAGGGCCTCGGCGCGGGCGCCATCACCCCCGTCGCGATGACGATCGCGGGTGACATCTACACGGTCCGCGAACGGGCGAAGGCGCAGGGCTACCTGGCCAGCGTGTGGGCGTTCTCGGCCGTCGCCGGTCCGACGATCGGCGGCCTCTTCGCCCAGTACCTGTCGTGGCGGTGGATCTTCTGGATCAACGTGCCGCTGTGCCTGCTGGCGCTGTGGATGCTGTGGCGCAACTACCGGCAGCCCTTCGAGCGGCACCGGCAGCGCATCGACTACGCGGGCGCCGTGCTGCTGACGGCCGCCCTGGTGCTCATCGTCCTCGCCCTCCTCGAGGGCGGGAACGCGTGGGCGTGGCTCTCGTGGCAGAGCCTCGCGGCCTTCGGCATCGGAGCGCTCCTGCTCGTCGTGTTCGCGTTCGTCGAGCGCCGAGCGGAGGACCCGATCCTGGCGCCGTGGGTCTTCTCCAGCCGGATCGTCGTCTCGACGTCGGTGGTCGCGCTCCTCGTCGGCGTCGTGCTCATCGGGCTCGTGTCGTTCGTGCCGACCTTCCTGCAGTCGACCACCGGGGCCGTTCCCGTGGCTGCGGGCCTCGCCGTCGCGGCGCTCACGCTGGGCTGGCCGCTGTCGGCGGCGCTCGCGGGCAGGTTCTATCTGCGGATCGGCTTCCGCGCCACGACGCTCATCGGCAGCACGCTGGCGATCCTCGGAGCGGCCCTCCTCGTCGTGTTCGCCCTCTCCCCCTCCATCGCGCTTACGGCGGTCGGATGCTTCGTGGTGGGCCTCGGCCTCGGCCTCGTCGCCGCCCCGAGCCTCATCGCCGCGCAGTCGTCGGTCGGCATGCGCCGTCGTGGCGTGGTCTCGGGCACCAACATGCTCGCCCGCTCCGTCGGCAGCGCGGTCGGCGTCGCCGTGTTCGGAGCGATCGCCAACGCGCTCATCGCCTCGAAGGGCGGAGCCGACGTGCCCGCGGCCATCCAGTCCGGCTCGATCGCCGTCTTCATCGGCGTCGCCGTGTCGGCGCTCGTCATGCTGCTCGCGTGCGCCTTCATCCCGCCCGTGCGGATCGAGGAGCCCGAGAACGCGGGCGAGCGCGAGACGGTGCCGTCGAGCGAGTCCGAGACGGATGCCGCGCCCTGA
- a CDS encoding GntR family transcriptional regulator codes for MPLSRAERPSSLRDYSYAQLRDAIVNGELAPGERLRDTELEAWLGVSRTPIREAIARLEAAGLVHTRRAKETIVAPLDARDAFAAQRIAASLHELAVRDAVPLMTEADLTAMRAANERFAAALTSGDVDAAIAADDDFHAVAVGASANPLLPGLLEQVTPLLRRLERARFAGLAGRGSVGDHDRIIAACADGDPDRAARLTRDNWLTLERLLAASGTDVPDPEETK; via the coding sequence ATGCCGCTATCACGCGCCGAGAGGCCGAGCTCGCTGCGCGATTACTCGTACGCGCAGTTGCGCGACGCGATCGTGAACGGGGAGCTCGCGCCGGGCGAACGCCTCCGCGACACCGAGCTCGAGGCGTGGCTGGGGGTGAGCCGCACGCCGATCCGCGAGGCGATCGCCCGCCTCGAAGCGGCCGGTCTCGTGCACACGCGCCGTGCGAAGGAGACGATCGTCGCACCGCTCGACGCGCGGGACGCCTTCGCCGCGCAGCGCATCGCGGCGAGCCTCCACGAGCTCGCGGTGCGCGACGCCGTGCCGCTCATGACCGAGGCCGATCTCACGGCCATGCGGGCCGCGAACGAGCGCTTCGCCGCGGCGCTGACGAGCGGGGACGTGGATGCCGCGATCGCCGCGGACGACGACTTCCACGCCGTCGCGGTCGGCGCGAGCGCCAATCCGCTGCTCCCCGGTCTCCTCGAGCAGGTGACGCCGCTGCTCCGGCGCCTCGAGCGGGCGCGCTTCGCCGGCCTCGCGGGCCGGGGGAGCGTGGGCGACCACGACCGCATCATCGCCGCGTGCGCCGACGGCGACCCCGACCGAGCCGCTCGACTCACCCGCGACAACTGGCTCACCCTCGAGCGGCTGCTCGCGGCATCCGGAACCGACGTACCCGACCCCGAGGAGACGAAATGA
- a CDS encoding 1-aminocyclopropane-1-carboxylate deaminase — translation MTLADFPRHSLMFGPSPIHPLNRLSDHLGGARVWAKREDVSSGLAFGGNKVRKLEYLVPEALEQGADTLVSIGGVQSNHTRQVAAVAAHLGMKAVLVQEHWVNWPDAVNDRVGNILLSRLMGADVRLSPAGFGIGFKDSWKDAIAEVEASGGKPYAIPAGASDHRLGGLGFANWAHEVKAQEEELGVFFDTIVVCTVTGSTHAGMIAGFADLLENFGDRPRRVIGIDASATLDETRDQVARIARRTADLIGVGRDLRDDEITVLEGWAGDEYGIPVESTDEAIYLTGRLEGVILDPVYEGKSMAGLIDLVSSGEIPRDSNVLYAHLGGQPAINAYSGRYH, via the coding sequence ATGACACTCGCCGACTTCCCGCGCCACTCGCTCATGTTCGGGCCGAGCCCGATCCACCCGCTCAACCGCCTGTCCGATCACCTCGGAGGCGCCCGCGTGTGGGCGAAGCGCGAGGACGTCTCGAGCGGCCTCGCCTTCGGCGGAAACAAGGTGCGCAAGCTCGAGTACCTCGTGCCCGAGGCTCTCGAGCAGGGCGCCGACACGCTCGTGTCGATCGGCGGGGTGCAGTCGAACCACACGCGTCAGGTCGCTGCGGTCGCGGCGCACCTCGGCATGAAGGCCGTGCTCGTCCAGGAACACTGGGTCAACTGGCCGGATGCCGTGAACGACCGGGTCGGCAACATCCTCCTGTCGCGGCTCATGGGCGCCGACGTGCGACTGTCGCCCGCGGGCTTCGGCATCGGGTTCAAGGACTCGTGGAAGGATGCGATCGCGGAGGTCGAGGCATCCGGCGGAAAGCCCTACGCGATCCCCGCGGGGGCGAGCGACCACCGGCTCGGCGGCCTCGGCTTCGCGAACTGGGCCCACGAGGTCAAGGCGCAGGAGGAGGAGCTGGGCGTCTTCTTCGACACGATCGTCGTCTGCACGGTGACCGGATCGACGCACGCCGGCATGATCGCGGGATTCGCCGATCTGCTCGAGAACTTCGGTGACCGGCCCCGCCGCGTCATCGGCATCGACGCCTCGGCGACGCTCGACGAGACGCGCGACCAGGTCGCGCGCATCGCGCGACGCACGGCCGACCTCATCGGGGTCGGCCGCGACCTGCGAGACGACGAGATCACGGTGCTCGAGGGATGGGCCGGCGACGAGTACGGGATCCCTGTCGAGTCCACCGACGAGGCGATCTACCTCACAGGCCGGCTCGAGGGCGTCATCCTCGACCCGGTCTACGAGGGCAAGTCGATGGCGGGGCTCATCGACCTCGTCTCGTCGGGCGAGATCCCGCGGGACTCGAACGTGCTCTACGCGCACCTCGGCGGCCAGCCCGCGATCAACGCCTACAGCGGCCGGTATCACTGA
- a CDS encoding DUF4921 family protein produces MSDAAPGKSPLTRLPDGTVKQIGPLTGTRVWTVPGRAHRPIEMMRDEPRALARGEETGLCAFCEDRYLETTPEKARLVGADYAELQRVPASRLFETTAEFRRFGNLFEIVSAEYWRENHGFRQPGSVVAWARDYLAEPAGREHIEHLAAVRAAASGAVQSLEEAALDLVGGSHDVIVARRHVVDGAKTDDELVSSGVLTPREHAEYFAFTARSLDDIARSQPHAAYVAVFQNWLLPAGASFEHLHKQLVAIDEHGPQVDHELRLLAGDHELYQHAIADLAVEKGLVVAANDGAVAFAGVGHRYPAFEVYSRSRANLPHEHSPAEIRAVSDLVHALHTVTGVHVPTNEEWHYSPPGAPWPMPWRIVLKWRISNPAGFEGVTKVYVNTIDPWELRRRAVADLTRLRLEGRIAEGIRVGDECRPEDARLRYAD; encoded by the coding sequence GTGAGCGACGCCGCGCCCGGGAAGAGCCCCCTGACCCGCCTCCCGGACGGGACGGTCAAGCAGATCGGGCCGCTCACGGGCACCCGGGTGTGGACGGTGCCCGGCCGCGCGCACCGCCCGATCGAGATGATGCGCGATGAGCCCCGGGCGCTCGCACGGGGCGAGGAGACCGGCCTCTGCGCCTTCTGCGAGGACCGCTACCTCGAGACGACGCCGGAGAAGGCGCGTCTCGTAGGAGCCGACTACGCCGAACTGCAGCGAGTGCCCGCCTCCCGGCTGTTCGAGACGACCGCGGAGTTCCGCCGCTTCGGCAACCTCTTCGAGATCGTCTCGGCCGAGTACTGGCGGGAGAACCACGGGTTCCGCCAGCCCGGATCGGTGGTGGCGTGGGCGCGCGACTACCTCGCCGAACCGGCCGGTCGCGAGCACATCGAGCATCTGGCTGCGGTGCGGGCCGCGGCATCCGGAGCCGTCCAGAGCCTCGAGGAAGCGGCACTCGATCTCGTCGGCGGCTCGCACGACGTCATCGTCGCGCGACGGCACGTCGTGGACGGCGCGAAGACCGACGACGAGCTCGTTTCTTCTGGCGTGCTCACGCCGCGGGAGCACGCGGAGTACTTCGCGTTCACGGCCCGGTCGCTCGATGACATCGCGCGATCGCAGCCGCACGCCGCGTATGTCGCGGTGTTCCAGAACTGGCTCCTACCGGCGGGCGCGTCGTTCGAGCACCTGCACAAGCAACTCGTCGCGATCGACGAGCACGGGCCGCAGGTCGATCACGAGCTGCGGCTGCTCGCGGGCGACCACGAGCTCTACCAGCATGCGATCGCCGACCTCGCCGTCGAGAAGGGCCTCGTTGTCGCGGCGAACGACGGCGCCGTCGCTTTCGCTGGAGTCGGCCACCGCTATCCGGCCTTCGAGGTCTACTCCCGGTCGAGGGCGAACCTGCCGCACGAGCACTCCCCCGCCGAGATCCGGGCCGTGTCCGATCTCGTTCACGCGCTGCACACCGTGACAGGGGTGCACGTGCCCACGAACGAGGAGTGGCACTACAGCCCGCCCGGCGCGCCGTGGCCCATGCCGTGGCGGATCGTGCTGAAGTGGCGCATCTCGAACCCCGCCGGGTTCGAGGGCGTCACCAAGGTCTACGTCAACACCATCGATCCGTGGGAGCTGCGCCGCCGGGCGGTGGCCGACCTCACGCGGCTGCGGCTCGAGGGCCGGATCGCCGAGGGTATCCGCGTCGGCGACGAGTGCCGCCCGGAGGACGCTCGCCTCCGCTACGCCGACTGA
- a CDS encoding NAD-dependent deacylase, producing MRIVVLTGAGISAESGVPTFRDADGLWDGHRVEDVATPEGFEANPDLVLRFYDERRRGVASVVPNAAHSALARLEEAIGDDLLVVTQNVDDLHERAGSQNLVHMHGELRRALCTACGARPEWTADLIDRPPCPACGERKLRPDVVWFGEMPYDLDRIEQAVIACDVFVSVGTSGAVYPAAGYVALASAFGARTVELNLVPSDAIVPFDDVRPGPATEVVPRWADEVISAL from the coding sequence ATGCGCATCGTCGTGCTCACCGGCGCCGGGATCTCGGCCGAGAGCGGCGTGCCGACGTTCCGCGACGCGGACGGGCTGTGGGACGGCCATCGTGTCGAGGACGTCGCGACGCCGGAGGGGTTCGAGGCGAACCCCGACCTCGTGCTGCGCTTCTACGACGAGCGCCGGCGGGGCGTGGCATCCGTCGTCCCCAACGCCGCCCACTCCGCCCTCGCGCGGCTCGAGGAGGCGATCGGAGACGACCTCCTCGTCGTGACGCAGAACGTCGACGACCTGCACGAGCGGGCGGGCTCGCAGAACCTCGTGCACATGCACGGCGAACTCCGTCGGGCGCTGTGCACCGCGTGCGGTGCGCGGCCGGAGTGGACCGCCGATCTCATCGACCGTCCGCCCTGCCCCGCGTGCGGGGAGCGGAAGCTGCGCCCCGACGTCGTCTGGTTCGGTGAGATGCCCTACGACCTCGACCGCATCGAGCAGGCTGTGATCGCGTGCGACGTCTTCGTGTCGGTCGGCACGTCCGGCGCGGTCTACCCGGCGGCCGGGTACGTCGCCCTCGCGTCGGCGTTCGGCGCGCGGACCGTGGAGCTCAACCTCGTGCCGAGCGACGCCATCGTGCCTTTCGACGATGTGCGACCGGGGCCGGCGACCGAAGTCGTGCCGCGGTGGGCGGACGAGGTCATCAGCGCCCTCTAG
- a CDS encoding MFS transporter produces the protein MASATAPDAPLKQSSLRRVVTASMAGTVVEWYEFFLYATAATLVFNKIMFPPSDDPYAPIIAAFVTYAVGFIARPLGGIVFGHFGDKYGRKKLLQLAIILVGVATFLMGCLPTFDAIGYWAPALLVALRFAQGFAVGGEWGGAVLLVSEHSPDRTRGFWASWPQAAVPLGNLVATVVLLILSRTLTEEQFLAWGWRIGFWLSVVIVAVGYYVRTKVTDAPIFLEVQKQVEQSKATRYGVLEVIKRYPRGVLTAMGLRFAENIMYYLVVTFSITYLAVALKVDTAEILGLLVIAHIVHAIVIPLIGGLTDRIGRKPVYLLGTLGAAAWGFIAFPMFDTKNPVIIVAAISLGLFIHAFMYAPQPAIMSEMFPTRMRYSGVSLGYQVTSIVAGSLAPIIATALLSAYGSYVPVAVYLAIAAAVTLIAVISMRETKGASLHELDRLDEERLAADKVSANA, from the coding sequence ATGGCTTCTGCCACAGCACCCGACGCGCCCCTGAAGCAGTCCAGTCTTCGACGGGTCGTCACAGCATCCATGGCCGGCACAGTGGTCGAGTGGTACGAGTTCTTCCTCTACGCCACCGCCGCGACGCTCGTCTTCAACAAGATCATGTTTCCGCCGTCGGACGACCCGTACGCGCCCATCATCGCGGCCTTCGTGACGTACGCCGTCGGGTTCATCGCACGTCCCCTCGGCGGAATCGTGTTCGGCCACTTCGGCGACAAGTACGGCCGCAAGAAGCTCCTGCAGCTCGCGATCATCCTCGTCGGCGTCGCCACGTTCCTCATGGGCTGCCTGCCCACCTTCGATGCGATCGGCTACTGGGCGCCGGCGCTCCTCGTCGCGCTCCGGTTCGCGCAGGGCTTCGCCGTCGGCGGCGAGTGGGGCGGTGCCGTGCTGCTCGTCTCGGAGCACTCCCCCGACCGGACCCGCGGCTTCTGGGCGTCGTGGCCGCAGGCCGCCGTCCCGCTCGGCAACCTCGTCGCGACCGTCGTGCTGCTCATCCTCAGCCGCACGCTCACCGAGGAGCAGTTCCTCGCGTGGGGCTGGCGGATCGGCTTCTGGCTCTCGGTCGTCATCGTGGCGGTCGGCTACTACGTGCGCACCAAGGTGACGGATGCACCGATCTTCCTCGAGGTGCAGAAGCAGGTCGAGCAGTCCAAGGCGACCCGCTACGGTGTGCTCGAAGTGATCAAGCGCTACCCGCGCGGCGTGCTGACGGCGATGGGGCTCCGCTTCGCCGAGAACATCATGTACTACCTCGTCGTGACGTTCTCGATCACCTACCTCGCGGTGGCGCTCAAGGTCGACACGGCCGAGATCCTGGGCCTGCTCGTCATCGCGCACATCGTCCACGCGATCGTGATCCCGCTCATCGGCGGGCTCACCGACCGGATCGGCCGGAAGCCCGTCTACCTCCTCGGCACGCTCGGCGCGGCGGCGTGGGGCTTCATCGCCTTCCCGATGTTCGACACGAAGAACCCCGTCATCATCGTCGCGGCGATCTCGCTGGGCCTGTTCATCCACGCGTTCATGTACGCGCCGCAGCCGGCGATCATGTCGGAGATGTTCCCGACGCGCATGCGCTACTCGGGCGTCTCGCTCGGCTACCAGGTCACGTCGATCGTCGCCGGCTCGCTCGCGCCGATCATCGCGACGGCACTGCTCTCGGCCTACGGCTCGTACGTGCCGGTCGCTGTGTACCTCGCGATCGCCGCGGCGGTGACGCTCATCGCCGTGATCTCGATGCGCGAGACGAAGGGCGCGTCGCTGCACGAGCTCGACCGGCTCGACGAGGAGCGGCTCGCGGCAGACAAGGTCTCCGCGAACGCCTGA
- a CDS encoding FAD-linked oxidase C-terminal domain-containing protein: MNDVVEDLTATLPPGAVSTDAETRERCSRDDAEWADYGLPAAVVFATSVDDVVQTVRIAAEHDIPVVPRGAGTGLSGGANAVSGCLVLSLERMTEVIEVNVAERYAVVQAGVLNDDLRRHVAEVGLWYPPDPASMSISTIGGNVATNAGGICCVKYGVTRDYVLGLTVVLADGRVAEVGRTTAKGVTGYDLAALFVGSEGTLGIVVEATVKLLPLGGREERAIVGYFRSLTDAGRAVAAVSSAGIVPSALELIDRTCLHAVAEWQGWDLPEGASALLLAKVDEPGDRGEELAGRIADAFLAAGGAQVEHAVDPEEVARLFAARRLAYPALERLGPVLTEDVCVPHSAVPEMLARIERAAADEDVVIANIAHAGDGNLHPLIIAPEGDDEAKRRAKRAFDRIVADCRALGGTVTGEHGVGLLKLPGAAAELSPVVLDLHASIKQALDPRGILNPGKAFPERSATR, encoded by the coding sequence ATGAACGACGTCGTCGAAGACCTCACCGCCACGCTTCCCCCCGGCGCTGTCTCCACCGATGCCGAGACCCGGGAACGCTGCAGCCGCGACGATGCCGAGTGGGCGGACTACGGGCTCCCGGCCGCCGTCGTGTTCGCGACATCGGTCGACGACGTCGTCCAGACCGTCCGCATCGCGGCGGAGCACGACATCCCCGTGGTCCCTCGGGGCGCCGGAACGGGCCTCTCCGGCGGTGCGAATGCGGTGAGCGGATGCCTCGTCCTCTCGCTCGAGCGCATGACCGAGGTCATCGAGGTGAACGTCGCCGAACGCTACGCCGTCGTGCAGGCGGGCGTCCTGAACGACGATCTGCGCAGACACGTCGCCGAGGTCGGGCTCTGGTACCCGCCCGACCCCGCCAGCATGTCGATCTCGACGATCGGCGGCAACGTCGCGACGAACGCCGGAGGCATCTGCTGCGTCAAGTACGGCGTCACGCGGGACTACGTCCTCGGCCTCACGGTCGTGCTCGCCGACGGCCGCGTGGCAGAGGTGGGCCGCACGACGGCCAAGGGCGTGACGGGCTACGACCTCGCCGCCCTCTTCGTCGGCTCGGAGGGCACCCTCGGCATCGTCGTCGAGGCGACGGTCAAGCTCCTGCCCCTCGGCGGCCGCGAGGAGCGGGCGATCGTCGGGTACTTCCGTTCGCTGACGGATGCCGGACGCGCCGTCGCCGCGGTGTCGTCGGCCGGGATCGTGCCCTCCGCCCTGGAGCTCATCGATCGCACGTGTCTGCACGCCGTCGCCGAGTGGCAGGGCTGGGACCTTCCCGAGGGCGCGAGCGCGCTCCTCCTCGCGAAGGTCGACGAGCCCGGCGATCGGGGCGAGGAGCTCGCTGGGCGCATCGCCGATGCATTCCTCGCGGCAGGCGGCGCCCAAGTCGAGCATGCCGTCGACCCCGAGGAGGTCGCGCGGCTTTTCGCCGCGCGACGGCTGGCCTATCCGGCACTCGAGCGCCTGGGTCCCGTGCTGACCGAGGACGTCTGCGTCCCACACTCGGCCGTCCCCGAGATGCTCGCCCGCATCGAGCGGGCGGCGGCCGATGAGGACGTCGTGATCGCCAACATCGCTCACGCGGGCGACGGCAACCTGCACCCGCTGATCATCGCTCCCGAGGGTGATGACGAGGCGAAGCGCCGCGCCAAGCGCGCCTTCGACCGCATCGTCGCGGACTGCCGGGCCCTCGGCGGGACGGTGACGGGCGAGCACGGCGTCGGTCTTCTCAAGCTGCCCGGTGCCGCCGCCGAGCTCAGCCCCGTCGTCCTCGACCTGCACGCCTCCATCAAGCAGGCGCTGGACCCGCGCGGCATCCTGAATCCCGGCAAGGCCTTCCCCGAACGGAGCGCGACCCGATGA
- a CDS encoding alpha/beta hydrolase: protein MTSLTADDGVRLEYGEHGDPTGRPVVLFAGFKAAGASWRYQVEPLEKAGYRVVVADLRGHGGADRPESAVDMARRGRDVRDVLEALDLRDAVLVGGSMGGNTIWSYFDQFGTDRVSAVVIVDQTPKMLNDGDWTHGFYGYSEANADTYFATGIPQTGKGTPMAKRGMRLVRLLRAMKGAERELTPGELALLGNHAKADWRSVIARTPVPVLFVAGAESEFWPSSHADASASLAPQGRSITIPNDGHAANIEQPKAFNTAVLAFLSEVAPPRR from the coding sequence ATGACCTCTCTCACCGCCGACGACGGCGTCCGGCTGGAGTACGGGGAGCACGGCGACCCCACGGGTCGGCCGGTCGTCCTCTTCGCGGGGTTCAAGGCGGCGGGTGCCAGCTGGCGGTATCAGGTCGAGCCCCTCGAGAAGGCCGGATATCGGGTGGTCGTCGCCGATCTCCGCGGTCACGGCGGCGCCGATCGGCCCGAGTCGGCTGTCGACATGGCGCGGCGAGGGCGGGATGTGCGCGACGTGCTGGAGGCGCTCGACCTGCGCGACGCGGTGCTCGTCGGGGGCTCGATGGGCGGCAACACGATCTGGTCGTACTTCGACCAGTTCGGCACCGACCGGGTGAGCGCCGTCGTCATCGTCGATCAGACGCCGAAGATGCTCAACGACGGCGACTGGACCCACGGGTTCTACGGGTACAGCGAGGCGAATGCCGACACCTATTTCGCGACGGGGATCCCGCAGACGGGCAAGGGCACGCCCATGGCGAAGCGCGGGATGCGGCTCGTCCGGCTCCTCCGCGCCATGAAGGGCGCAGAGCGCGAGCTCACGCCGGGGGAGCTCGCCCTCCTCGGCAACCACGCGAAGGCGGACTGGCGGTCCGTGATCGCGCGGACGCCGGTGCCGGTGCTGTTCGTTGCGGGTGCCGAGAGCGAGTTCTGGCCGTCTTCGCACGCGGATGCCTCGGCATCCCTCGCCCCGCAGGGTCGGTCGATCACGATCCCGAACGACGGCCACGCCGCCAACATCGAGCAGCCCAAGGCGTTCAACACCGCGGTGCTCGCGTTCCTCAGCGAGGTCGCGCCGCCGCGGCGGTAG
- a CDS encoding response regulator, translating to MSAATRVLVVDDDFRVAGLHRDLVASRPGFEALDPVGSVGAARAAIQEHRPQLVLVDAYLPDGDGIELVRSLDVDAFVLSAADDAATVRRALRAGALGYFIKPFDRRALADRLDRYLRFRNLLAGDRALEQEDIDRASAILHGGAESSPVSRSVTEQLILETLGGDEASAAEVAERAGISRATAQRHLATLAARGVVDVRLRYGSTGRPEHRYAVASGR from the coding sequence ATGAGTGCGGCCACCCGTGTGCTCGTCGTCGACGACGACTTCCGCGTCGCGGGACTGCATCGCGATCTCGTGGCGAGCCGACCCGGGTTCGAGGCGCTCGACCCCGTCGGCTCGGTCGGCGCCGCGCGGGCGGCGATCCAGGAGCACCGGCCCCAGCTCGTGCTCGTCGACGCGTACCTGCCGGACGGCGACGGCATCGAGCTCGTCCGCTCGCTCGATGTCGATGCGTTCGTCCTCTCCGCCGCCGATGACGCGGCGACCGTGCGACGGGCGCTCCGGGCCGGAGCGCTCGGGTACTTCATCAAGCCCTTCGATCGACGGGCGCTCGCGGATCGGCTCGATCGCTACCTCCGCTTCCGCAACCTCCTCGCGGGCGATCGCGCACTTGAACAGGAAGACATCGACCGCGCCTCGGCGATCCTCCACGGCGGCGCCGAGTCCTCGCCCGTCTCCCGGTCGGTCACCGAGCAGCTGATCCTCGAGACGCTGGGCGGCGACGAGGCCTCCGCCGCCGAGGTCGCCGAGCGGGCCGGCATCTCGCGCGCGACAGCGCAACGGCACCTCGCGACCCTGGCGGCCCGCGGGGTCGTCGACGTTCGGCTGCGCTACGGAAGCACCGGTCGCCCCGAACACCGGTACGCGGTCGCCTCCGGGCGGTGA